Within the Agromyces atrinae genome, the region AACCTCTTCGGCGGTGTGAAGTCGGTCTACGCCCGCGCCGTCACCGAGATCCCCGAGCGCGTCGACGAGGCCGGAAACACCTACACGGCGACCGCGGATGACGCGGCCTACGCGATCTTCGAGCTCGAGGGCGGCGTCGTCGCCCAGCTCAACTCGAGCTGGACGACCCGCGTCAACCGCGACGAGCTCGTCGAGTTCCAGGTCGATGGCACGCTCGGCTCGGCCGTCGTCGGTCTCTTCGGCTGCAAGATCCAGCCGCGGAACGCGACCCCGAAGCCCGTCTGGAACCCCGACCTCGCCGACCAGCACGACTACGACGGCGACTGGATCGAGGTTCCGTCGAACGACGTCTTCGAGAACGGCTTCAAGACGCAGTGGGAGGAGTTCATCCGCCACGTCGCCGACGACGCCCCCAACCACTTCGATTTCCTCGCCGGTGCGCGCGGTGTGCTGCTCGCCGAACTCGGTCTCGAGTCGTCGACGACCGGTCGCCGCATCGACCTGCCCGAGGTCACCCTCGACGGGGCCAAGGCCTGACATGACCGGGCTCACGCTCCTCGCCGCCGACGGCTCGACGACCGTCATCCCGCTCGCCGCCGCGCCGTCGTTCTCGAAGCCGCGACGGCCCCTCGAGAGCCGCGTCGCCTACGCCGCGGCGCACGTCGTGCCGAAAGTGTGGGCCGACAACACCCCCGGTCAGCCGGCCGAGATCGACTGGGACCGCACGCTCGCCTACCGCCACCACGTGTGGTCGTGGGGGCTCGGCGTCGCCGACGCCATGGACACCGCGCAGCGCAACATGGGCCTCGATGCCGCCGCGACGCGTGAACTCATCTCCCGCAGTGCCGCCGAGGCGGCCACCGTGGGCGCGAACCTCGTCGTCGGCGTGAATACGGACCACGTCGACGACGAGTCCATCTCGCTCGATCAGGTGATCGACGCGTACAAGGAGCAGCTGCACTTCACCGAGGATGCCGGCGCGGGCGTCGTGCTCATGGCGAGCCGCCACCTCGCGCGGGCCGCGACGACGGCGGACGACTACCGCCGCGTGTACCGCGAGGTGCTCGCCGCGGCGGGCACACCCGTCATCCTGCACTGGCTCGGTGCGGCCTTCGACCCGAGCCTCGCGTCGTACTTCGGCTCGACCGAGACGGATGCCGCGAGCGACACCCTCGTGTCGATCATCGAGTACAACCGTGACAAGGTCGCGGGCGTCAAGATGAGTCTGCTCGACGCGGGGTCGGAGATCGCCGTGCGCGAGCGACTGCCCGAGTCGGCGCGCATGTTCACCGGTGACGACTTCAACTACGTCGGCCTCATCGAGGGCGACGAGCGATCGCACTCCGATGCGCTGCTCGGCGCGTTCACGACGATCGCTCCGCACGCCTCGGCGGCCATCCAGGCGCTCGACGCGGGCGATGTCGCCGAGTACCGGCGCATCCTCGGCCCGACCGAGGCGCTCTCGCGGCAGATCTTCGCCGCCCCGACCTACTACTACAAGACGGGCGTCGCCTTCATGTCGTGGCTGAACGGGCACCAGCCCGCCTTCAGCATGGTCGGTGGCCTGCACGCCGCGCGGAGCCTGCCGCACCTCTCCGAGATCGTGCGTCTCGCGAACGAGTCGGGCGCTCTCGAGCGGCCCGAACTCGCCGCGGCGCGCTGGCACTCGCTCCTCACCCTCAACGGCGTCGAGGTCAGCTCGGCACCCGCACGATCGACCCTCGAGGAGGTGCTCGTATGAGCGCCCACCCGCGCCTCTCGCTCAACCAGGCGACGATCAAGTACGCCCCCTTCGACGAGGCGCTCCGCCTCACGGCCGGTGCGGGCTACGAGTCGATCGGACTGTGGCGCGAGCCCGTCGCCGATGTCGGACTGGCCGAGGCCGCCCGCCGTCTGAACGACTCGGGCCTCCGCATCTCGAGCCTCTGCCGCGGCGGCTTCTTCACGCTGCCCGAGGGCCCCGAGCGCCGTGCGGCGATCGACGAGAACCGCCGGGCGATCGAGGAGACGCGTGTGCTCGCCGCGGCGGGTGCCGACGGTTCGGCCGCCGTGCTCGTGCTCGTCGCAGGAGGCATCCCCGCGGGCACGACCGACCTCGCGGGCTCGCGCGAACGGGTGCGCGACGCCATCGGCGAGCTCGCGGCCGAGGCCCGGGCCGCGGGGGTCACGCTCGCGATCGAGCCGCTGCACCCGATGTACGCCTCCGACCGCGCCGTCGTCTCGACGCTCGACCAGGCGCTCGACATCGCGCTGCAGTTCGGGCCCGAGGTCGGCGTCGTCGTCGACACGTTCCACATCTGGTGGGACCCGCAGGTCTTCGCCGCCATCGAGCGCGCGGGCGCCGCAGGCCGCATCGCGAGCTACCAGGTGTGCGACTGGGCCACTCCGCTGCCCGCCGACGTGCTGCTCGCGCGGCACTACCCGGGCGACGGCGTCATCGACTTCTCGGCGCTCACGCGCGCGGTCGACGCGACGGGCTACGCCGGCGACATCGAGGTCGAGATCTTCAATGAGACAATTTGGGATGACGCGTGGCCGACCGTGGTCGCGCGCACGGCGTCATCCTTCGCCGACGTCGTCGCGCCGCACCTGTCGGTCCTGACGACCTAGTCCCCCCCATCGAACCGGAGCCTGCATTGTCGCCGTCCACCCGCATCGTCGTCCACCCGTCCTACGTCGTCGGCGAGATCGATCGCCGCATCTTCGGCTCGTTCGTCGAGCACCTCGGGCGCGCGGTCTACACCGGCATCTACGAGCCCGGGCACGAGACGGCCGACGAGCAGGGCTTCCGGCAGGACGTCGCCGACCTCACGAACGAGCTCGGCACGACGGTCGTGCGCTACCCCGGCGGCAACTTCGTCTCGAACTACTTCTGGGAGGACGGCGTCGGCCCCCGCGAGGAGCGCCCGACGCGCATCGACCTCGCGTGGCGCACGCTCGAACCGAACACGGTCGGCACCGACGAGTTCCTCGCGTGGACGAAGAAGACCGGCACCGAACCCGTCATGGCCGTGAACCTCGGCACGCGCGGGGCCGACGCCGCGGCGAACCTCGTCGAGTACTGCAACATCCCCGGCGGCACGACGTGGTCGGAGAAGCGCCGCGCGAACGGCGCCGACGAGCCCTACGCGATCAAGACGTGGTGCCTCGGCAACGAGATGGACGGCCCGTGGCAGATCGGCCACAAGACGGCCGACGAGTACGGCACGATCGCGAGCCAGGCGCTCCAGGCCATGCGCCGCGTCGACCCGACGATCGAGTTCGTCGTGTGCGGCTCCTCGAGCCGCGACATGGTGACGTTCGGCGAGTGGGAGCGCATCGTCCTCGAGCACACCTTCGACGACGCCGACTACCTGTCGATGCACGCCTACTACGAGGAGCACGACGGCGACCGCGTGTCGTTCCTCGCCTCGGCCGCGGCCTTCGAGGCGTTCATGCACGAGGTCATCGCGACGGCCGACGCCGTCGCCGCGCGCAAGCACTCGACGAAGCGCCTGAAGCTCTCGGTCGACGAGTGGAACGTCTGGTACCTCTCGCGCTTCGCGGGTGAAGAGAACCTCGAGCTTCTCGAGCAGCCGCGCCTCATCGAAGACGTCTACTCGGTGCTCGACGCCGTCGTCGCGGGCGACCTGCTCGCGACCCTCGTCCGGAACGCCGACCGCGTCGCGATCGCGTGCCTCGCGCAGCTCGTCAACGTCATCGCCCCGATCATGACCGAACCGGGCGGCGAGGCGTGGAAGCAGACGACGTTCTACCCGATCGCCCTCACGGCCGAGCACGCGCGCGGCGTCACGCTCGACGCCCGCATCGAGGCCCCGACGCTCACGACCGGCAAGTACGGCGACGTCGACGGCGTCGCCTCGACCATCACGTGGGACGCCGAGACGGGCTCGCTCGTCGCGATCCTCTCGAACCGAACGGATGCCGCGAGCGAGACGACCATCGACGCGAGCGCCTTCTCGGGCCTCACCCTCGTCGACGCGCAGACGATCATCGCCGACCACGCCGGCCCGCGGAAGACGCGCGAAGACGCCGAGGCCGCGACCCCGAAGGCGCTCGACGGCGTCTCGGTCGACGGCGGCATCGTGTCGCTCACGCTTCCCGCCGAGTCGTGGTCGCTCGTGCGCTTCACCGCGAGCGTCTGAGCGGTCTCGCTCTCGTCGCGGGCCGGTGACCCCGGCCCGCGACATCCGTCTGCCCTCGTAGGCTGGACGCATGACGGTTCTGGACGCATCGACCCTGCCCGACGACACGACCTCGCACGCGGCGCTCGCGTCGCAGAACCTCGACTACGGACGCGTCGCGACCGACGACCGTGCCGCGTTCGTCGCGTGGTTGCAGGCCGATGCCCGCGGTTTCCACCAGCCGCGGTCGACCGAGGCCCAGCTCACCGAGAGTGTCGAGCATCTCGCGGAGCGTCGCACGACGGGCGTCTGGGACGCCACGATCGCCGACGCGTCGACCCCGGTCGCGACCGTGAGCTCGTGGGTGTCATCCCTCACCGTCTCGCCCGAGCGTCGCATTCCGGCGTGGGCGATCAGCTCGGTGACGGTCGCGCCGACGCACCGCCGTCGCGGCATCGCCCGGGCGCTGCTCGAGGGCGAACTCCGTACGGCGGCCGCCGCGGGACTGCCGCTCGCGATGCTCACGGTGACCGAGGCGACGATCTACGGTCGCTACGGCTTCGCGCCCGCCGCGCGCGTGACGACGCTCGACATCGACCGGCGCCGGGTCTCGTGGCGCGGCCCCCGGCCCGCCGGGCGCGTGCAGTTCGCCGACCCCGCGACGTTCGCGGCCGAGGCGTCCGCCGTGTCCGAGCGCGCCGCCCTCCGCACCCCGGGAGCGGTCACGCGACCCGAGTCGCACGTGCGCCACCTGCTCGGCCTCCACGACCCCGAGAGCGAGTCGAGCCGTCAGGCGCGTGTCGTGCGCTACGACGACGAGCACGGCGAGCTGCAGGGCTTCGCCGTCTACCGGGTCGTGCGCACTCCCCCGTCGCCCGGTCGCGTCGAGTTCGACGAGCTCGTCGCCGCGACCGACGACGCCGAGGCCGCGCTCTGGCGGTTCCTCCTCGAGCAGGACTTCGTCGGGTCGATCCGGGCGGGTCTTCGCGCGAGCGACGAGCGCGTGCCGTGGATGCTCGACGACCCCCGCGCCGTGGCGACGTCGAGCGCGAGCGACCACCTGTGGCTCCGCATCCTCGACGTGCAGGCGGCGCTCGAGTCGCGCCGCTACGCCGCCGCGGGCCGCGTCGTGATCGACGTCGACGATGCGCTCGGGCTCGCGTCCGGTCGCTACGAACTCGTGACGGATGACGCGGGCGACGCGCGCGTCGAGACGATCGACGCCGCGCGCGAGGATGCCCCGGCGGGCGACATCCGTCTCGGCGTCGGCGAACTGTCGGCCCTGCTCCTCGGCGACGTGCGGTGGAGCGCCCTCGCCGCGGCCGGCCGGCTCGCGGAGGAGACGCCCGGCGTCGCCGCGACGCTCGATCGCCTCTTCGCGCCCGAGCGCGCCCCCCACCTCGGCTTCTGGTTCTAGCCGCCACTCTCTTCCGTCTCGGCGTCACGTTTGTGCTCTTCAGCGCTCGCGAAGAGCACAAACGTGACGCCGAGACCGAGGGCTCGGACGGCGTGAGCCGGGGCGGGACGTGGGACAGCGCGGGCGGGTCAGCCGGTCTGGACGCGGTGCAGCTCGGCGTAGCGGCCGTTGCGGGCGATGAGCTCGTCGTGCGGGCCCACCTCGACGATGCGGCCCTTCTCGAGCACGACGATGCGATCGGCCGAGCGGATCGTCGAGAGCCGGTGCGCGACGACAAGGGTCGTGCGACCCTGCATGAGGTGCCCGAGCGCATCGCGCACCTTCGCCTCCGATGCCGGGTCGAGCGCACTCGTCGCCTCGTCGAGCAGCAGCACGCGCGGGTCGCGCACGAGCGCCCGAGCGATCGCGATGCGCTGACGCTGACCTCCCGAGAGCCGCGCGCCGCGCTCGCCCACGACGGTGTTCCAGCCGTCGGGCTGCGCCTCGATGATCTCGAGCGCATTCGCATCGCGGAGGGCGGCGAGCACGCGCTCGTCGCTCACGTCGCCGAGTCCGTAGGCGATGTTCTCTCGGATCGACCCCTCGAAGAGCACCGACTCCTGCGGCACGACCGAGACGAACCGGCGGAACGAGCGGAGATCGAGCGATTCCATGTCGACGCCGTCGAGCATGATGCGCCCCGACGTCGGGCGGAGGAACCCGAGCACGAGGTTCAGCATCGTCGACTTGCCCGAGCCGGATGACCCCACGAACGCGATCGTCTCGCCGGGCGTGATCTCGAGGTCGATGCCCGTGATCGCCGGCACGTCGTCATCGGGGAACTGGAAACCGACGGACTCGAGGGCGATACCGCCCGCGACGGCATCGACGGGCGACTTGCCCTCGTTGAACTCGATGTCGGGCTCCTGCAGCACCTCGGCGATCGAGCGCACCGATTCGGTGCCGCGCGCGACGATCGGCAGCAGCATGAGGAGGCCCGTGACGGCACCCGTGAGGAGCGCGAAGTACGAGCTCAGCAGCACGACCTGACCGGCCGTGATCGGCAGCCAGCCCGAGATCGAGATCCACGCGGCGAGCACGAGGCAACCGACGCCGAGCAGTTGCAGGCTCACCCACGACAGCGACGCGAAGCGTCCGTTCAACAGGTCGAGGCTGTAGCCCGCGGTGCGCACACCTTCGGCGCCCTGCGCGACGCGGTCGACGGCGGTCGACTCGAGGCCGTGGGCACGCGTGATGGGCATGAGCGTCGCCATCTCGCCGACGCGCGCCGAGAAGTGCTCGACCTCGCGGCGGAACTTCTCGTTGCGCTCCCGCGACCGCTTCGCGAGCACCGCGCGGAGCATCACGGCGATCGGGATCGTGAGGGCGTAGACGGGAAGGAACGCGGGCACGTTGATCGCCGTCATGACGAGCGCACCGACCATGACCATGACGGCCGACAGCAGCGGGTGCGTCACCTGCTGCAGCATGACCTCGACGTTCTCGACGTCGCGCACGACCTTCGTCTGCACGATCGAGCTCGACGCACGCGTGTGGAAACCGATCGAGAGGCTCTGCAGCCGCGAGGCGAGGGCGTTGCGGAGGTCGGCTCCCGTCTGCCGCACGGCGCGCATGAAGAAGCGCGTGTAGAGCAGGTGGTTCGGGAAGTTCTGGGCGAGCGCGACGAACGCGATGAGGGTCCAGAGCAGAAGGGATGACGCGGGCCCGCCCGACACGACGATGTCGATGACGGCACCGGTGATGACGGGCAGCAGCCACACCGGGGTCTCCTTCAGGGCGAAGAAGAACACCGCGAACGCGACGCCCCGTTTGTGGCGCCCGAGCAGGCGGAAGATCGAGCGCGTCGGGTGGCGACAGTCGACCTCGTCGACGATGCGGGAATGCGCTTTCACAGTCACTCGACAAGTCTGTCATCGATGCTCTCTGACCACACCGGCTTCCGCGTCATCCGCTGCGAAAGAATCTCGGGGAATCGCTTTCACGACGCGTAGGCTCGACTCCATGCGATTCGGACTCTTCATTCCCCAGGGCTGGCGGCACGACCTCGTCGGCATCGATCCCGCCGAGCAGTGGGCCACCATGAACGACCTCGCGCAGCACGCCGACCGCGGCGAGACGTGGGAGTCGATCTGGGTCTACGACCACTTCCACACCGTTCCCGTGCCGAGCGCGACCGAGGCGACCCACGAGGCCTGGACCCTCATGTCGGCCTTCGCCGCGAGCACCGAGCGCGTGCGCCTCGGCCAGATGTGCACGTGCATCAGCTACCGCAACCCCGCCTACCTCGCGAAGGTCGCCGCGACGGTCGACCTCATCTCGGGCGGACGCACCGAGATGGGCATCGGCGCGGGCTGGTACGAGCACGAGTGGCTCGCCTACGGGTACGGGTTCCCCGACGCGCCCGAGCGCCTCGCACGCCTGCGCGAAGGCGTCGAGATCATGCACCAGGCCTGGACGACGGGCAGCGCGACCCTCGACGGCAAGCACTACCAGGTCGACGGTGCGATCGTCCAGCCTCAGCCGCTGCAGGCCGGCGGAATCCCGATGTGGGTCGCCGGCGGAGGCGAGAAGGTGACGCTCAAGATCGCCGCGAAGTACGCGTCGTACACGAACTACGGCAACACGCTCGACGAGTTCGTTCACAAGAACGACGTGCTCGCCGGTCACTGCGAGAAGCTCGGGCGCGATGCATCCTCGATCGTGCGCTCGTCGAACTTCAACACGATCGTCGGCGCGACCGAGGCCGAGGTCGCCGAGCGGCTCGCCGTCGTCGAAGCGCGCGTGCGCCCGTTCCTCGGCGACGAGGCGACGGCGCGGTTCCTCGGCGACTACGCGTCGAGCCCCGCGGTCGGCACCCCCGAGCAGGTCGTCGAGAAGCTCGGCGCCTGGAAGGACGCGGGCCTCGGCTACTCGATCCACTACTTCCCCGAGGCCGCGTACGACCGCTCGGGCATCGAGCTCTTCGAGCGCGAGGTCGCCCCCGCCCTCGCCTGATCCGCACCCCACCCCACCCACCGTCTCGGCGTCACGTTTGTGCTGTTCGACTCACTCGAAGAGCACAAACGTGACGCCGAGACTCTTGGGATGGGCGGATGACGCGAGCTCGCGTCATCCGGTGACGCGCGTCAGACGCGGGCGACGATGCCGAGCGGGTCGACGAGCAGATCGCGGAAGGCGAGCTCGGCCGCGCCGATCATGAGGATGCCCTGGCCGAGCTCGGCCCGCACGATCTCGGCCTCCTCGTCGGCGACGGGCAGCACCTGGGCCGCGACGCGCGAGCGCAGGTGCTCGGGGTCGACGGCGAAGAGCGACGCGAGGAACCCGCCGAGCACGATGCGTTCGGGGTTCAGCACGGCGATCGCGTTGCGGAGCGACACGCTCAGGTGATCGAGCTGGCGACGCACCTCGGCGCGCACGTGCTCGTCGTCCGAGGCGAGGAGCGCGGCCTCGAGTCCGTCGGCCTCGGCGTCGGTGCGGCCCACGGCGGCGAGGAGCGCCGCGCGGTTCACGGATCTCTCGAGCGCGCCCGCCTCGGGGTCGCCGCCGGCGTTCACCTCGCCCGTCACGCGCACGTGTCCGAACTCTCCCGCGTAGCCCGCCTTACCCGCGACGGGTACGCCGCCGGCGACGATGCCGCCGCCGATGCCGCTCGCGCCGCCGTTGAGGTAGATGAAGTCGTCGATGCCGCGCGCCGCACCGAATGCCCGCTCGGCCATCGCGCCGAGGGTCGCGTCGTTCGCGGCGACGACGCGGTAGCCCGTCGCCTCGGCGAGCATCTCGGCGAACGGCACGTCGCGCCAGCCGAGGTGCGGCGCCCAGCGCACGAGTCCGTCGCTCGCGCGCACGAGTCCGGGAACGGCGACGCCGATGCCCGCGACGAG harbors:
- a CDS encoding dihydrodipicolinate synthase family protein; its protein translation is MTGLTLLAADGSTTVIPLAAAPSFSKPRRPLESRVAYAAAHVVPKVWADNTPGQPAEIDWDRTLAYRHHVWSWGLGVADAMDTAQRNMGLDAAATRELISRSAAEAATVGANLVVGVNTDHVDDESISLDQVIDAYKEQLHFTEDAGAGVVLMASRHLARAATTADDYRRVYREVLAAAGTPVILHWLGAAFDPSLASYFGSTETDAASDTLVSIIEYNRDKVAGVKMSLLDAGSEIAVRERLPESARMFTGDDFNYVGLIEGDERSHSDALLGAFTTIAPHASAAIQALDAGDVAEYRRILGPTEALSRQIFAAPTYYYKTGVAFMSWLNGHQPAFSMVGGLHAARSLPHLSEIVRLANESGALERPELAAARWHSLLTLNGVEVSSAPARSTLEEVLV
- a CDS encoding sugar phosphate isomerase/epimerase family protein — encoded protein: MSAHPRLSLNQATIKYAPFDEALRLTAGAGYESIGLWREPVADVGLAEAARRLNDSGLRISSLCRGGFFTLPEGPERRAAIDENRRAIEETRVLAAAGADGSAAVLVLVAGGIPAGTTDLAGSRERVRDAIGELAAEARAAGVTLAIEPLHPMYASDRAVVSTLDQALDIALQFGPEVGVVVDTFHIWWDPQVFAAIERAGAAGRIASYQVCDWATPLPADVLLARHYPGDGVIDFSALTRAVDATGYAGDIEVEIFNETIWDDAWPTVVARTASSFADVVAPHLSVLTT
- the arfA gene encoding arabinosylfuranosidase ArfA, which encodes MSPSTRIVVHPSYVVGEIDRRIFGSFVEHLGRAVYTGIYEPGHETADEQGFRQDVADLTNELGTTVVRYPGGNFVSNYFWEDGVGPREERPTRIDLAWRTLEPNTVGTDEFLAWTKKTGTEPVMAVNLGTRGADAAANLVEYCNIPGGTTWSEKRRANGADEPYAIKTWCLGNEMDGPWQIGHKTADEYGTIASQALQAMRRVDPTIEFVVCGSSSRDMVTFGEWERIVLEHTFDDADYLSMHAYYEEHDGDRVSFLASAAAFEAFMHEVIATADAVAARKHSTKRLKLSVDEWNVWYLSRFAGEENLELLEQPRLIEDVYSVLDAVVAGDLLATLVRNADRVAIACLAQLVNVIAPIMTEPGGEAWKQTTFYPIALTAEHARGVTLDARIEAPTLTTGKYGDVDGVASTITWDAETGSLVAILSNRTDAASETTIDASAFSGLTLVDAQTIIADHAGPRKTREDAEAATPKALDGVSVDGGIVSLTLPAESWSLVRFTASV
- a CDS encoding GNAT family N-acetyltransferase, with the protein product MTVLDASTLPDDTTSHAALASQNLDYGRVATDDRAAFVAWLQADARGFHQPRSTEAQLTESVEHLAERRTTGVWDATIADASTPVATVSSWVSSLTVSPERRIPAWAISSVTVAPTHRRRGIARALLEGELRTAAAAGLPLAMLTVTEATIYGRYGFAPAARVTTLDIDRRRVSWRGPRPAGRVQFADPATFAAEASAVSERAALRTPGAVTRPESHVRHLLGLHDPESESSRQARVVRYDDEHGELQGFAVYRVVRTPPSPGRVEFDELVAATDDAEAALWRFLLEQDFVGSIRAGLRASDERVPWMLDDPRAVATSSASDHLWLRILDVQAALESRRYAAAGRVVIDVDDALGLASGRYELVTDDAGDARVETIDAAREDAPAGDIRLGVGELSALLLGDVRWSALAAAGRLAEETPGVAATLDRLFAPERAPHLGFWF
- a CDS encoding ABC transporter ATP-binding protein yields the protein MTVKAHSRIVDEVDCRHPTRSIFRLLGRHKRGVAFAVFFFALKETPVWLLPVITGAVIDIVVSGGPASSLLLWTLIAFVALAQNFPNHLLYTRFFMRAVRQTGADLRNALASRLQSLSIGFHTRASSSIVQTKVVRDVENVEVMLQQVTHPLLSAVMVMVGALVMTAINVPAFLPVYALTIPIAVMLRAVLAKRSRERNEKFRREVEHFSARVGEMATLMPITRAHGLESTAVDRVAQGAEGVRTAGYSLDLLNGRFASLSWVSLQLLGVGCLVLAAWISISGWLPITAGQVVLLSSYFALLTGAVTGLLMLLPIVARGTESVRSIAEVLQEPDIEFNEGKSPVDAVAGGIALESVGFQFPDDDVPAITGIDLEITPGETIAFVGSSGSGKSTMLNLVLGFLRPTSGRIMLDGVDMESLDLRSFRRFVSVVPQESVLFEGSIRENIAYGLGDVSDERVLAALRDANALEIIEAQPDGWNTVVGERGARLSGGQRQRIAIARALVRDPRVLLLDEATSALDPASEAKVRDALGHLMQGRTTLVVAHRLSTIRSADRIVVLEKGRIVEVGPHDELIARNGRYAELHRVQTG
- a CDS encoding LLM class F420-dependent oxidoreductase, giving the protein MRFGLFIPQGWRHDLVGIDPAEQWATMNDLAQHADRGETWESIWVYDHFHTVPVPSATEATHEAWTLMSAFAASTERVRLGQMCTCISYRNPAYLAKVAATVDLISGGRTEMGIGAGWYEHEWLAYGYGFPDAPERLARLREGVEIMHQAWTTGSATLDGKHYQVDGAIVQPQPLQAGGIPMWVAGGGEKVTLKIAAKYASYTNYGNTLDEFVHKNDVLAGHCEKLGRDASSIVRSSNFNTIVGATEAEVAERLAVVEARVRPFLGDEATARFLGDYASSPAVGTPEQVVEKLGAWKDAGLGYSIHYFPEAAYDRSGIELFEREVAPALA
- a CDS encoding ROK family protein gives rise to the protein MTTITESALGNNNELVRRRNLGVILSLVHASGGLSRSTLTRETGLNRSTIGALVGDLAEHGLVEVLTPDSAGTVGRPSPIVSPAPGVVALAVNPEIDAVTIGIVRLGGELVTRVRYPTDAPPTPVEAVRISAAVIDGMRGELQANLVAGIGVAVPGLVRASDGLVRWAPHLGWRDVPFAEMLAEATGYRVVAANDATLGAMAERAFGAARGIDDFIYLNGGASGIGGGIVAGGVPVAGKAGYAGEFGHVRVTGEVNAGGDPEAGALERSVNRAALLAAVGRTDAEADGLEAALLASDDEHVRAEVRRQLDHLSVSLRNAIAVLNPERIVLGGFLASLFAVDPEHLRSRVAAQVLPVADEEAEIVRAELGQGILMIGAAELAFRDLLVDPLGIVARV